The stretch of DNA GGTTAAAAAGCAATACTCCTCCGTAGCATGTACTTCTCCACTGCCCATCGATGTCTCAATTTGCTCAATAGTGACCTCAACTTCAGCAGGAACGGTAATAGCGTAGATTACCTCATCGCACAGCTCAATTTGAAATCCACCGTAATCGTAATGATCGTCATCCAACTGTTTCAGAGCTTGAAGCCCTGGAGTTGTTGCCTGGACAAATTCAGAATAGCTCTGCCCTATTGGAATCCCTCGAAATAATGAATTAGCCATTGTGGACTTCATCTCATCAATCCATGGACCAAACCTCTCCGGTTCAGGCCCCGGAAGGCGAATCGACTCGTATGCCATTGCCCGTTCTATGATTTGCTCAGGCTCAAGGTCCTCCCAATAGATCAGGTCTGACACTTCAGGCATAGGTACATTGGCTTCAAGGAGCTGCATATAGAATTTTGTATCCCCGTGAGAAAGCTCCTCATCCTGCAGCCGGCGCGCAATTTCAACCAGCTCTTCTCTAGTAATATCAGGGATGCGTGTGGGCTCTCCTTGGCAGGCCTCCTCAATCAGGTCCTCAAGAGAGATGGCACTCCAATAATGTGAGAAAATATAGGCATCATAGGTTCGGCCTGTGAGCTCATTGAAAGCCTGGATCTCTTCCTCGGCCCCTTGGCCCTCCTCCAGCAGGGTCTCTATGTGCTCAATCTCCCTTTTCAGTCTAGCTTTAAACGCTGGATCCCGCTTAATCGGCTCCAAGCAAGCTCGTAATTCGATGGGGTTCACTTCCTTCTTCAAAATATTAGCTATGCTGCATAGCTTTTGTTCCTCACTGAAACGGGTTTGGAACTTTCTCCGGTGAGAGCTGAGGTCCATACACGGTCTGAACCATAATCTGATTAGGTTCTAACAGTGAGGAAGTAATCATGTCCAGCTCGCCCACTTCATGCTCCATACTTTCCAGCAAATGATCGAACACCCGCACAGTCGGTTCATAATCATGAAGCAGATATAACTTGCCGGATCGTCCAATCGCCGTTACCGCCGGATAATAATATCCGCTTAATCCTAGACAATAACAATCCTCCTGAGCTGCTGTGGTAATGATGTGCATCTCAGCCTGGCAATTCAGCTCTTCTACGGCGTTAGGCACAAAGTGAAATTCATACTCGTGCCATTCGCTTTCCCTTGCAGGCCCATCCAAATGATTCAGCATATATTTGAAATGGGCCACTCGGTCAATCCCAGAATACTCTTCAAGAAAAGCTGCGGCAGCCGGGAACAACTCAATCCCTTGCTCTGAGCAGCGCTCTTTATATTTTGAAATATCAATACGTCTTCCTTGATACCATCCGGATTTTTTCAGCAGCAGTATTACCTGCTCCCGAAGTTCGGATTCGAGTTGTTCCGGCGTTTGCCCATCTTGCGTCATACGACTATATTCTCCTTCGTCAAGTTCATAGGTTGCCGATATCCTTCATTCGCTTGGCCAGATATGAATTTCTGTATAATTTTTTTTCAACAAGGCAGATCTCAATGTGTTTTTGCCGGATAATTCATGAAAAAGACGCCAGTAATGCTCCTCCAGCAGCTCATATTGATCAAACTCATAAGTTTGCTCAGATGTCGTTCCTTGGCACCATAAGTATCCCTTGATTGGCCCCTCCCTGGAATCACGCCAGTCCCCTATTAAAGGTCGCTTCCAATTCTCTCCTAAAGCTGAGGATAACACACTTTTGCCATCAAACGGACTTGTCTGGGCATATTCATCATTTGTGCTAAACAAGCGCCCACAAGCTACGCACTGATAGAAAGGCTGGGTTAATTCATAAGCCAGATTGCGAATCCTCATCACTGCCTCTTCAATATCTACAGGTTCCTGCCCTGATTGCTCAATTGCCTCATCAACGGCATCTAGAAAGTCAAATAAATCCTGATCGGCTATCATATGACCCTTATAGGGAAGATAGTCGGTGTTATCACGGATAACATGACCGCATTTGCATGTAAATTTCATCCCTATCAATCCGCCCTTTGTTTATTTTTCCATTATATCATAACCGGGATTACCGGCTAATTCGGCATACTCCCTTTCTTACTTCATTCTATTCCAGCCCAGTCCACCTGTTTACTGGATTTGATGATGTAATCTTCACCGCTAAATATGTATGAACCCATACGCTCCAAAGACTTACGCCTGTAAGGCAAGTATCTGGCACCGGCCAGAAATTAGTATAATAGCCTAGGATAACAACTGTAAAAGCAAAGAATTTGATGGGATCGTCCCACCCCCAAAAGAGCATTTCGGCAAATGGGCTGACGATGATCGGAATTAATGGGGGATAACCACAAATCCCCGTCAACCTTATGATTCAAGGTAACGGGGATTCATGCCTTCAAACCACTATTCAATTCAATCCGATCCTCCAAGCTGCAACAACTACGCATGTTTTAGACATGCTGTGGGTTGTCCTCAAATTTCATGATTATGAGTTCCCACGTACTAAGACGGTTCTAGAACAACGCTGTCACGGGCGCTCTTCTACAAGGTGAACCCTCTGTGAAGTACGCTTCGCTAACGTTACTCTGGTGGAACCACGCTCCTTCAAGTGCCTGTAATGGACTTTCTTCTTGAGCCGCTCGTTCCTCATACGTCTGATCGCCTTTAGTCCCCACATACCTTCAGTCTGCTTAGACAATAGTGTCACGGCTATTCTCCAAATTTTGCAGCTGATTTCCAGTATGCTTCGCTAACCTAGATCATCGGAACTCTCTCCTTTCCCTCATCTCGTATACATGATAGGAATGAATCAAGCTCACCAGCGGAATTCTGAAGAATTTCCAGATATCCTTTGGTGATGTCTATATGATAACGCATTCTTTGGAAATTTGAAAATGCCCGTAACTAGGGTTAACCAGACTATAGCTTTATATTTCAACAATATAAGCGCTCGTCTGCATCATTCTTTTTTTCTCTCAAAATTATTCTTAATTTGTATAAATCCCTTAAAAATCCCTCGCTCGCTAACTTTCAGCAAGCACTGCCACAAGAAAAGAAAATTAAGGCTGATAAGGCATTTTATAAAATTTAGAACAGGAACAGCGGGATCCTTCTGTTAAAGAAAGGGACCCCGCTGCAGCTCCAACGACAATCATCGCCGTCATTGTAATGGTCTTAAAGGAGATTCAATCACGCTGCGTCTCCCCTCAATATGCCACTGCTCATAAATATCACCAATCTTCGCAAATGCTTGATGAAGCATAATAGTGACTTCCTTAACTCT from Paenibacillus sp. CAA11 encodes:
- a CDS encoding SUKH-3 domain-containing protein — translated: MTQDGQTPEQLESELREQVILLLKKSGWYQGRRIDISKYKERCSEQGIELFPAAAAFLEEYSGIDRVAHFKYMLNHLDGPARESEWHEYEFHFVPNAVEELNCQAEMHIITTAAQEDCYCLGLSGYYYPAVTAIGRSGKLYLLHDYEPTVRVFDHLLESMEHEVGELDMITSSLLEPNQIMVQTVYGPQLSPEKVPNPFQ